A single genomic interval of Robbsia betulipollinis harbors:
- a CDS encoding type II and III secretion system protein family protein, with amino-acid sequence MAGLLALLTGAALAAPGVVPVADPLPASLPALPPLPASGGPADRIGSGRRDVLRLVAREQRLVAAPHVQRVAIGDPDVADIVPVGDGVLVVAKRPGTTQLSIWSARAGMPVVQTVDVRAPLLQAVPAGGAQIDVHDDTAVLSGTLASVPEQQLALAAARQSAAKVVDQSQIASSGTVQVDVKIVEFSKSVLKEAGFNLFSSRANGFGFGVFGANSATSYSPSSSGLAFGTTVNTALSSAFNLVAGPFGNGLFANLSMLETNGLARVLAQPTLVALSGQSASFLAGGELPVPVAAGLGTTTVMFKPFGIGLTVTPTVLSRERIALKVAPEASELDYTHSLTVSGTTIPAITTRRADTAVELGDGESFVIGGLVSRSTIASVDKVPLLGDLPIIGAFFKTLDYQRNDRELVIIVTPHLVRPIARGVAIPVPAEGRDSSDQPVWGAFLGGAAASGMELPGFSR; translated from the coding sequence ATGGCGGGTCTGCTGGCGTTGCTGACCGGAGCGGCTCTGGCCGCGCCGGGCGTCGTCCCGGTTGCGGATCCGCTGCCCGCGTCCTTGCCAGCGCTGCCCCCGCTGCCGGCCTCTGGCGGTCCGGCCGATCGCATCGGGTCCGGACGTCGCGACGTGCTGCGGCTCGTGGCACGCGAACAGCGCCTGGTCGCGGCACCGCACGTGCAGCGGGTGGCGATCGGCGACCCGGACGTCGCCGACATCGTGCCGGTGGGCGATGGCGTGCTGGTGGTCGCAAAGCGCCCCGGCACCACGCAATTGTCGATCTGGAGCGCGCGCGCGGGCATGCCGGTGGTGCAGACCGTCGACGTGCGGGCGCCGCTGCTGCAAGCCGTGCCCGCCGGCGGCGCGCAGATCGACGTGCACGACGATACGGCCGTGCTGAGCGGCACGCTGGCGTCGGTGCCCGAGCAACAACTCGCGCTGGCCGCCGCCCGGCAGTCCGCGGCAAAGGTCGTCGACCAGTCGCAGATCGCGTCGAGCGGCACCGTGCAGGTCGATGTGAAGATCGTCGAGTTCAGCAAGAGCGTACTGAAGGAGGCGGGCTTCAATCTCTTCAGTTCCCGCGCGAATGGCTTCGGATTCGGCGTGTTCGGCGCGAACAGTGCGACCAGCTACTCGCCGAGTTCGAGTGGCCTGGCGTTCGGCACGACGGTGAACACGGCGCTGTCGAGCGCCTTCAATCTGGTGGCCGGGCCCTTTGGCAACGGGCTTTTCGCGAATCTGAGCATGCTGGAAACGAACGGGCTCGCGCGGGTGCTCGCGCAACCGACGCTCGTTGCCCTGTCCGGGCAGTCGGCGAGTTTTCTCGCGGGCGGCGAACTGCCGGTTCCGGTCGCCGCCGGGCTGGGCACCACGACCGTCATGTTCAAGCCGTTCGGCATCGGCTTGACGGTGACGCCGACGGTGTTGAGCCGCGAGCGCATCGCGCTGAAAGTCGCGCCCGAAGCGAGCGAACTCGATTACACGCATTCGCTCACGGTGTCCGGCACCACGATTCCGGCGATCACGACGCGCCGCGCGGATACCGCGGTCGAACTCGGCGATGGCGAAAGCTTCGTGATCGGCGGTCTGGTGTCGCGCAGCACCATCGCCAGCGTGGACAAGGTGCCGCTGCTGGGCGACCTGCCGATCATCGGCGCCTTCTTCAAGACATTGGACTACCAGCGCAACGACCGCGAACTGGTCATCATCGTGACGCCGCATCTGGTCCGGCCAATCGCGCGGGGCGTTGCCATTCCCGTCCCGGCCGAAGGACGCGACAGCAGCGACCAGCCGGTATGGGGCGCCTTCCTGGGGGGCGCGGCGGCATCCGGCATGGAACTACCCGGCTTCAGCCGCTAA
- a CDS encoding AAA family ATPase: MSRAANFIFFTASTARAELLGRCLDGLGRVDRLSGDAAYIVRSAAVLKPSIAFVDFSAAPEPSPGQPEPAAVVSTLQRCIPGTLLVGVGDARDPAMTLLALRSGVTDFIDLDEAPEHVRALVGRLSERFTTSTRHAFTIAIAGARIGVGVSTLAAHLATLPMEEDGAPQRIALLDLGLPGGDGLLYTNTVAGFDFADAVTGLSRLDETLVHTALPVSPRGVSVLALPSDLSRMRLLPQADAVVLIDQIRRYFDLVIVDLGGAGSADLLASVLALADARLVLTDQGIASIVSLSELLMQLEERSLERAALRLVVNRYDESYGMSAGQLAERFSLALVATIPDRRIALGRAAAQGQLLVGSKQEPYIRAVQRLIEALAPRDGASHKAGAGRWSHVTRLWRRG, from the coding sequence GTGAGTCGTGCCGCGAACTTCATCTTCTTCACCGCATCCACCGCGCGCGCCGAATTGCTCGGCCGCTGTCTGGACGGTCTGGGCCGGGTCGACCGGCTGAGCGGCGACGCCGCCTACATCGTCCGTTCCGCGGCGGTGCTGAAGCCGTCGATCGCCTTCGTCGATTTCAGCGCCGCCCCGGAACCCTCGCCCGGTCAGCCCGAGCCCGCCGCAGTCGTGTCGACCCTGCAACGCTGTATTCCGGGAACCCTGCTCGTGGGCGTGGGCGACGCGCGTGACCCGGCGATGACGCTGCTCGCGCTGCGCAGCGGCGTCACCGATTTCATCGACCTCGACGAAGCGCCGGAGCACGTGCGCGCGCTGGTGGGCCGTCTGAGCGAACGCTTCACGACGTCGACCCGGCACGCCTTCACCATCGCCATCGCCGGCGCGCGCATCGGCGTGGGCGTGAGCACGCTCGCCGCACATCTGGCGACCTTGCCCATGGAGGAGGACGGCGCGCCGCAACGCATCGCGCTGCTCGACCTCGGCCTGCCGGGCGGGGACGGGCTGCTTTATACGAACACGGTCGCCGGTTTCGACTTCGCCGATGCGGTGACGGGTTTGTCCCGGCTCGACGAAACCCTGGTGCATACGGCCTTGCCGGTGTCGCCCAGAGGCGTCAGCGTGCTCGCGCTGCCCAGCGATCTCAGCCGCATGCGCCTGTTGCCGCAGGCCGACGCAGTGGTGCTGATCGATCAGATCCGCCGCTATTTCGATCTGGTCATCGTCGATCTGGGCGGCGCGGGCAGTGCCGATCTGCTGGCGAGCGTGCTCGCGCTGGCCGACGCCCGCCTGGTGCTGACCGATCAGGGCATCGCCTCGATCGTCTCGCTCTCGGAACTCCTGATGCAGCTCGAGGAGCGCTCGCTCGAGCGCGCGGCGCTCAGGCTCGTGGTGAACCGCTACGACGAAAGCTATGGCATGTCGGCGGGGCAGCTGGCCGAACGCTTTTCGCTGGCCCTGGTCGCGACGATACCCGACCGGCGCATCGCGCTGGGTCGCGCCGCGGCCCAAGGGCAATTGCTGGTCGGCAGCAAACAGGAGCCGTATATCCGCGCGGTGCAGCGCCTGATCGAAGCGCTCGCGCCGCGCGACGGCGCGTCTCACAAGGCCGGGGCCGGGCGCTGGTCCCATGTCACGCGCCTGTGGCGCAGGGGCTAG
- the cpaB gene encoding Flp pilus assembly protein CpaB, protein MTTSIRITASILVFLAVVLGILAFVVGRRPVPPLATAPVAIAPARTFPVVVADRALLAGQPIPADAVRVVQMPVYPTAAHSRVADVVGQVPRVVINSGMPLTEGILHQGLPLSLRTGERGVAIPVDEVVGAGNAIQAGDRIDVFFTIRAPDGATQNPDRTVARLLLANLRVLAYGSDSLAPVAQAANRDTLRSQARSAVLAVPVADVDALILAAQVGKLTLALRFPLDPETPAPDLFAAPRPGLAMRDPSSADARLRADTPVNRAFAGVDSASLDGAPVVRVALAPVPVVGAGGHGVSRPAQTRDVEVIRGVDVKHQSQALEDVR, encoded by the coding sequence ATGACCACTTCGATACGGATCACCGCGTCGATTCTGGTGTTTCTGGCGGTGGTGCTGGGGATCCTGGCATTCGTCGTCGGCCGGCGTCCGGTGCCCCCCCTCGCGACGGCACCTGTTGCGATCGCACCGGCAAGAACGTTTCCGGTCGTGGTCGCTGACCGTGCCCTGCTGGCCGGTCAGCCGATTCCTGCCGACGCGGTACGCGTGGTGCAGATGCCTGTCTATCCAACGGCCGCGCATTCGCGCGTCGCCGATGTCGTCGGGCAGGTGCCGCGCGTTGTCATCAATAGCGGCATGCCGCTGACCGAAGGGATCCTGCATCAGGGGCTGCCATTGAGCCTGCGCACCGGAGAACGTGGTGTCGCGATCCCCGTCGATGAAGTCGTCGGCGCCGGCAACGCCATCCAGGCGGGAGACCGAATCGATGTCTTTTTCACGATACGTGCGCCGGACGGCGCGACACAGAACCCCGACAGAACCGTGGCTCGACTCCTGCTGGCCAATTTACGCGTGCTCGCCTACGGCAGCGACTCCCTGGCACCGGTCGCCCAGGCGGCGAACCGCGATACGCTTCGGTCCCAGGCCCGCAGCGCCGTGTTGGCGGTGCCAGTGGCAGACGTGGATGCCTTGATCCTGGCCGCGCAGGTCGGCAAACTCACTCTGGCACTACGGTTTCCGCTCGATCCCGAAACGCCCGCGCCAGACCTGTTCGCGGCGCCGCGCCCGGGACTCGCGATGCGCGATCCGTCTTCCGCGGATGCGCGTCTGCGTGCCGATACGCCGGTGAACCGCGCATTCGCCGGCGTCGACTCGGCGTCGCTCGACGGCGCGCCGGTCGTGCGCGTCGCGCTGGCGCCGGTGCCGGTCGTGGGAGCAGGGGGGCACGGCGTGTCGCGCCCGGCGCAGACACGCGACGTCGAAGTGATCCGCGGCGTCGACGTCAAGCATCAGTCCCAAGCTTTGGAGGACGTGCGATGA
- a CDS encoding Flp family type IVb pilin: MLFANKWIGVRTAIQAFARDETGATAIEYGLIAGLIAAVIVVAVTAVGNKLVVVFNSIAAAL; encoded by the coding sequence ATGTTGTTTGCCAATAAATGGATAGGTGTCAGAACGGCGATTCAGGCATTCGCGCGTGATGAAACCGGCGCCACGGCGATCGAATATGGATTGATCGCGGGTCTGATCGCGGCGGTCATCGTGGTCGCGGTGACGGCCGTGGGCAACAAACTGGTGGTGGTTTTCAACAGCATTGCGGCAGCGCTCTAA